Proteins found in one Streptomyces sp. NBC_00461 genomic segment:
- the kdpB gene encoding potassium-transporting ATPase subunit KdpB, whose product MTTRTENQEDSMSTATPTRAPHSDVPTGHKDEGKVGAGLFDPKQLIKSLPDALRKLDPRVMIKSPVMFVVLVGSVLTTVFSFKDPSDWFGWAISAWLWLTVIFANLAEAVAEGRGKAQADTLRKAKTDTVARRLGKDGKTEEQVPGTELTIGDLVVCEAGDIIPGDGDVVEGVASVDESAITGESAPVIRESGGDRSAVTGGTKVLSDRIVIKITTKPGETFIDRMIALVEGAARQKTPNEIALNILLASLTIVFLLAVATLPPFADYAGTHLTMVVLVALLVCLIPTTIGALLSAIGIAGMDRLVQRNVLAMSGRAVEAAGDVSTLLLDKTGTITLGNRQASEFVPVSGTTEAELADAAQLSSLADETPEGRSIVVLAKEKYGLRERHQGELAGAEWIAFTAQTRMSGVDVDGRKIRKGAAGSVITWVQEQGGAVAEDADTLSNRISEAGGTPLLVAVEDDRGARILGVIHLKDVVKEGMRERFDELRRMGIKTVMITGDNPLTAKAIAEEAGVDDFLAEATPEDKMALIKREQAGGKLVAMTGDGTNDAPALAQADVGVAMNTGTSAAKEAGNMVDLDSNPTKLIEIVEIGKQLLITRGALTTFSIANDVAKYFAIIPALFAAVYPGLDKLNIMGLSSPDSAILSAVIFNALIIIALVPLSLKGVQYKPVSADRMLRRNLTIYGLGGLIAPFVGIKIIDLLISLIPGIG is encoded by the coding sequence ATGACCACTCGTACAGAGAACCAAGAGGACTCGATGTCCACAGCCACCCCGACCCGGGCGCCGCACAGCGATGTGCCGACCGGCCACAAGGACGAAGGAAAGGTCGGCGCGGGTCTCTTCGACCCCAAGCAGCTGATCAAGTCGCTGCCGGACGCCCTCCGCAAGCTCGACCCGCGCGTGATGATCAAGTCACCCGTGATGTTCGTGGTCCTCGTCGGCTCGGTGCTGACGACCGTCTTCTCGTTCAAGGACCCCAGCGACTGGTTCGGGTGGGCGATCAGCGCCTGGCTGTGGCTCACGGTCATCTTCGCCAACCTGGCGGAGGCCGTCGCCGAGGGCCGCGGCAAGGCCCAGGCGGACACCCTCCGCAAGGCCAAGACGGACACGGTCGCGCGCCGTCTCGGCAAGGACGGCAAAACCGAGGAGCAGGTGCCCGGCACCGAGCTCACGATCGGCGACCTGGTGGTCTGCGAGGCGGGCGACATCATCCCCGGTGACGGCGACGTCGTCGAGGGCGTCGCCTCGGTCGACGAGTCGGCGATCACCGGTGAGTCGGCCCCGGTCATCCGTGAGTCCGGCGGCGACCGTTCGGCGGTCACCGGCGGTACGAAGGTGCTGTCCGACCGCATCGTCATCAAGATCACGACGAAGCCGGGCGAGACCTTCATCGACCGGATGATCGCTCTGGTCGAGGGCGCGGCCCGGCAGAAGACGCCGAACGAGATCGCGCTCAACATCCTGCTGGCGTCGCTGACGATCGTCTTCCTGCTGGCCGTCGCCACGCTGCCGCCGTTCGCGGACTACGCGGGCACCCATCTGACGATGGTCGTGCTGGTGGCGCTGCTGGTCTGTCTGATCCCGACGACGATCGGTGCGCTGCTGTCCGCGATCGGTATCGCGGGCATGGACCGGCTGGTCCAGCGCAACGTCCTGGCGATGTCGGGACGCGCGGTCGAGGCCGCCGGTGACGTCTCCACCCTGCTGCTCGACAAGACCGGCACCATCACCCTCGGCAACCGCCAGGCTTCGGAGTTCGTGCCGGTATCCGGTACCACCGAGGCCGAGCTGGCGGATGCCGCCCAGCTCTCCTCGCTGGCCGACGAGACGCCCGAGGGCCGCTCCATCGTCGTACTCGCGAAGGAGAAGTACGGACTGCGCGAGCGCCACCAGGGCGAGTTGGCCGGTGCCGAGTGGATCGCCTTCACCGCCCAGACCCGGATGTCCGGCGTCGACGTCGACGGCCGGAAGATCCGCAAGGGCGCGGCCGGTTCGGTCATCACCTGGGTCCAGGAGCAGGGCGGCGCGGTCGCCGAGGACGCGGACACGCTGTCCAACCGCATCTCCGAAGCGGGCGGAACGCCGCTGCTCGTCGCCGTCGAGGACGACCGGGGAGCCCGGATCCTGGGAGTCATCCACCTCAAGGACGTCGTCAAGGAAGGCATGCGGGAGCGGTTCGACGAGCTGCGCCGCATGGGCATCAAGACCGTCATGATCACGGGTGACAACCCGCTGACGGCCAAGGCGATCGCCGAGGAGGCGGGTGTCGACGACTTCCTCGCGGAGGCCACCCCCGAGGACAAGATGGCGCTCATCAAGCGGGAGCAGGCGGGCGGCAAGCTCGTCGCGATGACCGGCGACGGCACCAACGACGCGCCCGCGCTCGCGCAGGCGGACGTCGGTGTGGCGATGAACACCGGTACGTCGGCCGCGAAGGAAGCCGGCAACATGGTCGACCTCGACTCCAACCCGACCAAACTCATCGAGATCGTCGAGATCGGCAAGCAACTCCTCATCACCCGGGGCGCGTTGACCACGTTCTCCATCGCCAACGACGTCGCGAAGTACTTCGCGATCATCCCGGCGCTGTTCGCGGCCGTCTACCCGGGCCTGGACAAGCTCAACATCATGGGCCTGTCCTCACCGGACTCCGCGATCCTGTCCGCCGTCATCTTCAACGCGCTGATCATCATCGCGCTGGTGCCACTGTCCCTGAAGGGCGTGCAGTACAAGCCGGTCAGCGCGGACAGGATGCTGCGGCGCAACCTGACGATCTACGGCCTGGGCGGGCTGATCGCGCCCTTCGTCGGCATCAAGATCATCGACCTGCTCATCTCCCTCATCCCCGGGATCGGCTGA
- a CDS encoding potassium-transporting ATPase subunit C codes for MNNSVTNTARLLGAGLRALLVLTLVTGVIYPLVVTGIAQGLFNNTANGSEIKADGQVVGSSLIGQSYNLPLKKGQETPAPDLKWFQGRPANGLGSNSVNTQYKLLLSGATNLSADNKDLIKQVNDAKAAVVKDNSVPGYTVEASAVPADAVTSSGSGLDPDISPDYAEIQVHRIAARNGLSVAEVDKLVKDHTEGRTLGFMGEPRVNVLELNIALKDLAAKS; via the coding sequence ATGAACAACTCCGTTACGAACACAGCCCGGTTGCTCGGGGCGGGCCTGCGCGCCCTCCTCGTGCTGACCCTGGTGACGGGCGTCATCTACCCGCTGGTCGTCACCGGCATCGCCCAGGGACTATTCAACAACACGGCGAACGGCTCCGAGATCAAGGCGGACGGCCAGGTCGTCGGCTCGTCCCTGATCGGGCAGTCGTACAACCTGCCGCTGAAGAAGGGCCAGGAGACCCCGGCGCCCGACCTGAAGTGGTTCCAGGGCCGCCCGGCCAATGGCCTCGGCAGCAACAGCGTCAACACCCAGTACAAGCTGCTGCTGTCCGGTGCCACAAATCTCTCTGCCGACAACAAGGACCTGATCAAGCAGGTGAATGACGCCAAGGCCGCCGTCGTCAAGGACAACTCGGTGCCCGGCTACACCGTCGAGGCGTCCGCGGTGCCCGCCGACGCGGTCACCTCCTCCGGCTCCGGCCTCGACCCGGACATCTCCCCGGACTACGCGGAGATCCAGGTCCATCGGATCGCCGCAAGGAACGGGCTGTCCGTCGCCGAGGTGGACAAGCTGGTCAAGGACCACACCGAGGGCCGCACGCTCGGCTTCATGGGCGAGCCCCGCGTGAACGTCCTCGAACTCAACATCGCGCTCAAGGACCTTGCGGCCAAGAGCTGA
- a CDS encoding response regulator, which yields MTRVLVVEDDPQLVRALVINMQARHYGVDAAPDGATALRLAAARRPDVVMLDLGLPDMDGVDVIKALRGWTRVPILVLSARQASDEKVAALDAGADDYITKPFSMDELLARLRAAVRRREDTPLVPEATVVETDEFTVDLLAKRVVRSGRDVRLTPTEWHLLEILITNPGRLITQKHLLQEVWGVSQSNKTNYLRVYMAQLRRKLETDPAHPRYLITEPGMGYRFEG from the coding sequence ATGACCAGGGTGTTGGTGGTGGAGGACGACCCGCAGCTGGTACGGGCCCTCGTGATCAACATGCAGGCACGCCATTACGGAGTCGACGCGGCGCCCGACGGCGCCACGGCCCTCCGGCTGGCGGCCGCGCGCCGGCCCGACGTGGTGATGCTCGACCTCGGACTGCCCGACATGGACGGCGTCGACGTCATCAAGGCCCTGCGCGGCTGGACCCGGGTACCGATCCTGGTGCTGTCCGCCCGGCAGGCGTCCGACGAGAAGGTCGCCGCACTCGACGCCGGAGCCGACGACTACATCACCAAGCCCTTCAGCATGGACGAGCTTCTGGCCCGTCTGCGGGCCGCCGTCCGCCGCAGGGAGGACACGCCGCTCGTGCCCGAGGCGACGGTGGTGGAGACCGACGAGTTCACCGTCGACCTGCTCGCCAAGAGAGTCGTACGGAGCGGGCGGGACGTAAGGCTGACGCCGACCGAATGGCACCTGCTGGAAATCCTGATCACCAACCCCGGCCGGCTCATCACGCAGAAACACCTGCTCCAGGAGGTGTGGGGTGTCTCCCAGAGCAACAAGACCAACTACCTGCGGGTCTACATGGCCCAGCTCCGTCGCAAACTGGAGACGGACCCCGCCCATCCCCGCTATCTGATCACCGAGCCCGGCATGGGCTACCGCTTCGAAGGATGA
- a CDS encoding sensor histidine kinase KdpD: MARGKLRIYLGAAPGVGKTYAMLSEAHRRIERGTDCVVAFVEHHKRPRTEVMLHGLEQTQRKEIDYRGSTFTEMDVDAVLARRPQVALVDELAHTNIPGSRNAKRWQDVEELLGAGIDVVSTVNIQHLESLGDVVESITGVRQRETVPDEVVRRADQIELVDMSPQALRRRMAHGNIYKPDKVDAALSNYFRPGNLTALRELALLWVADRVDAYLTEYRSEHQVSTIWGSRERIVVGLTGGPEGRTLIRRAARLAEKGAGGEVLAVYISRSDGLTSASPKELAVQRTLVEDLGGTFHHVVGDDVSAALLDFARGVNATQIVMGVSRRKSWQYVFGPGVGATVARESGPDLDVHLITHDEAGKGRGLPVNRGARLGRVRLIWGWLVGVLGPALLTLLLTGATPDVGLANDMLLFLTLTVAAALLGGLFPALASAVVGSLLLNWYFTPPVHTLTIADPKNIVAIAIFVGVAVSVASVVDLAARRTHQAARLRAESEILSFLAGNVLRGETSLEALLERVRETFGMESVALLERSGELDPWTCAGSVGPRPCQDPEEADVDVPVGDHMSLALSGRVLPASDRRVLAAFAAQAAVVLDRRRLQQEADQAKELAEGNRIRTALLAAVSHDLRTPLAGIKAAVTSLRSDDVDWSEEDRAELLEAIEEGADRLDQLVGNLLDMSRLQTGTVTPIIRETDLDEVVPMALVGVPEDSVELDIPETLPMVHVDRGLLERAVANVVENAVKYSPPEEKVLVSASAIADRVEVRVVDRGPGVPDEAKDRIFEPFQRYGDSPRGAGVGLGLAVARGFTEALGGTMSAEDTPGGGLTMVLSVPTAPQRRPEQADLPATAAS; the protein is encoded by the coding sequence ATGGCACGCGGAAAGCTCCGGATCTACCTCGGCGCGGCACCCGGCGTCGGCAAGACCTACGCGATGCTCTCCGAGGCGCACCGCCGCATCGAACGCGGCACCGACTGCGTGGTCGCCTTCGTCGAACACCACAAGCGGCCGCGCACCGAGGTGATGTTGCACGGCCTGGAACAAACGCAGCGCAAGGAGATCGACTACCGGGGCAGCACCTTCACCGAGATGGACGTCGACGCGGTCCTGGCGCGCCGTCCGCAGGTGGCGCTGGTCGACGAGCTCGCGCACACGAACATCCCCGGCTCGCGCAACGCCAAGCGCTGGCAGGACGTGGAGGAACTGCTCGGGGCCGGGATCGACGTGGTCTCCACCGTCAACATCCAGCACCTGGAGTCGCTGGGTGATGTCGTGGAGTCGATCACGGGCGTCCGGCAGCGGGAGACCGTGCCGGACGAGGTGGTGCGGCGGGCGGACCAGATCGAGCTGGTCGACATGTCGCCGCAGGCGCTGCGCCGCCGTATGGCGCACGGCAACATCTACAAGCCGGACAAGGTCGACGCGGCGCTCTCCAACTACTTCCGGCCGGGCAACCTGACCGCGCTCCGGGAGCTGGCGCTGCTGTGGGTGGCCGACCGGGTCGACGCCTATCTGACCGAGTACCGCAGCGAGCACCAGGTGTCGACGATCTGGGGTTCGCGGGAGCGGATCGTGGTGGGCCTGACCGGCGGACCGGAGGGCCGAACACTGATCCGCCGGGCCGCACGCCTGGCCGAGAAGGGCGCCGGCGGTGAGGTCCTGGCCGTCTACATCTCCCGCAGCGACGGTCTCACCTCCGCCTCGCCCAAGGAACTGGCCGTTCAGCGGACCCTGGTGGAGGATCTGGGCGGCACGTTCCACCACGTGGTCGGCGACGACGTCTCGGCCGCGCTGCTGGACTTCGCGCGCGGGGTGAACGCGACCCAGATCGTGATGGGTGTCTCCCGGCGCAAGAGCTGGCAGTACGTCTTCGGTCCCGGCGTCGGCGCCACGGTAGCTCGTGAGTCCGGCCCCGACCTCGACGTCCACCTCATCACCCACGACGAGGCGGGCAAGGGGCGCGGACTGCCCGTCAACCGGGGCGCGCGGCTCGGCCGCGTCCGGCTCATCTGGGGCTGGCTCGTCGGCGTGCTCGGCCCCGCCCTGCTCACTCTCCTGCTGACCGGCGCCACCCCGGATGTCGGCCTCGCCAACGACATGCTGCTGTTCCTCACCCTCACGGTCGCGGCGGCCCTGCTCGGCGGCCTCTTCCCCGCGCTGGCTTCGGCGGTCGTGGGCTCTCTGCTGCTCAACTGGTACTTCACTCCGCCCGTCCACACCCTGACCATCGCCGATCCGAAGAACATCGTCGCCATCGCGATCTTCGTCGGGGTCGCCGTGTCGGTGGCGTCCGTGGTGGACCTGGCCGCCCGGCGGACCCACCAGGCGGCCAGACTGCGTGCGGAGTCCGAGATCCTGTCCTTCCTCGCGGGCAATGTGCTGCGCGGCGAGACCAGCCTGGAGGCGTTGCTGGAGCGGGTGCGGGAGACCTTCGGCATGGAGTCGGTGGCGCTGCTGGAGCGGTCCGGCGAGCTGGATCCGTGGACCTGCGCGGGCAGCGTGGGCCCCCGGCCCTGCCAGGACCCCGAGGAGGCGGACGTCGACGTGCCGGTCGGCGACCACATGTCCCTGGCCCTGTCGGGTCGCGTACTGCCGGCCTCGGACCGCCGGGTGCTCGCCGCATTCGCCGCCCAGGCCGCCGTCGTCCTGGACCGCCGACGTCTGCAGCAAGAGGCCGACCAGGCCAAGGAGTTGGCCGAGGGCAACCGCATCCGCACCGCGCTGCTGGCCGCCGTCAGCCATGACCTCCGTACCCCGCTGGCCGGGATAAAGGCGGCCGTCACCTCTCTGCGCTCCGACGACGTCGACTGGTCGGAGGAGGACCGGGCCGAACTGCTGGAGGCCATAGAGGAGGGCGCCGACCGCCTCGATCAGCTGGTCGGCAATCTGCTGGACATGTCCCGCCTGCAGACCGGCACGGTCACCCCCATCATCCGCGAAACCGACCTCGACGAGGTCGTGCCGATGGCGCTGGTCGGGGTGCCGGAAGACAGCGTGGAGCTGGACATCCCGGAGACGCTGCCCATGGTCCACGTGGACCGGGGGCTGCTGGAGCGGGCCGTCGCCAACGTCGTCGAAAACGCCGTCAAGTACAGCCCGCCGGAGGAGAAGGTCCTGGTGTCGGCGAGCGCCATCGCGGACCGGGTCGAGGTGCGTGTGGTGGACCGTGGGCCGGGCGTCCCCGACGAGGCCAAGGACCGCATCTTCGAGCCCTTCCAGCGCTACGGCGACTCCCCGCGCGGCGCCGGGGTCGGCCTCGGCCTGGCGGTGGCCCGCGGTTTCACGGAAGCCTTGGGCGGCACCATGAGCGCCGAGGACACGCCCGGCGGCGGTCTCACGATGGTGCTCAGCGTGCCGACGGCACCGCAGCGCCGGCCGGAGCAGGCGGACCTTCCGGCCACAGCCGCGTCCTGA
- a CDS encoding universal stress protein: MSESDAPSTARVVVGVSGSLGSLAALCRAADEARRRGAELWPVLAWEPPGGDLAARRSPAASYLVEEWERLARERLVAALRDVFGSTGTGLAKRALIARGAPGRALVEIAGREDDLLVVGAGCRGRLQRALWPSVGRYCLAHASCPVLAVPPSPLEAELAAAHRRNAWRLRLDTGHVESEFETVPPDA, from the coding sequence ATGTCCGAGTCCGATGCGCCCTCAACCGCTCGTGTCGTGGTCGGAGTGAGCGGCTCCTTGGGCAGTCTTGCCGCCCTGTGCCGGGCCGCCGACGAGGCCCGGCGCAGGGGTGCCGAGCTGTGGCCGGTGCTGGCGTGGGAGCCGCCCGGTGGGGATCTCGCAGCACGTCGTTCGCCGGCTGCGTCCTACCTGGTCGAGGAGTGGGAGCGGCTGGCGCGGGAGAGGCTGGTCGCGGCGCTGCGTGACGTGTTCGGCAGCACGGGAACGGGACTTGCAAAGCGGGCCCTCATCGCGCGGGGTGCCCCGGGCCGGGCGCTGGTCGAGATCGCCGGCCGCGAGGACGACCTCCTCGTCGTCGGCGCCGGGTGCCGCGGCCGTCTGCAGCGCGCCCTGTGGCCGTCGGTCGGCCGCTACTGCCTCGCGCACGCCAGCTGTCCCGTCCTCGCGGTGCCACCGTCGCCGTTGGAGGCCGAGCTGGCTGCCGCGCACCGCCGGAACGCCTGGCGGCTGCGGCTGGACACCGGGCACGTGGAGAGCGAGTTCGAGACCGTGCCGCCCGATGCCTGA
- a CDS encoding thiamine-binding protein gives MRLRVEFTTEPFDLDEAPAHAVVARQVIEAAELDAVDVGPFGNTAEGGSDAVLTAVDALLRKTLEAGATRVSLQVNVIDADGEGDE, from the coding sequence GTGCGATTGAGAGTGGAGTTCACGACCGAGCCCTTTGATCTGGACGAGGCGCCCGCGCACGCGGTGGTCGCCCGCCAGGTCATCGAGGCGGCCGAGCTTGACGCGGTGGACGTCGGCCCGTTCGGCAACACGGCGGAGGGCGGCTCCGACGCCGTACTCACCGCTGTGGACGCCCTGCTTCGCAAGACGCTGGAGGCCGGTGCCACCCGGGTCTCGCTGCAGGTGAACGTCATCGACGCCGACGGGGAGGGTGACGAGTGA
- a CDS encoding helix-turn-helix domain-containing protein translates to MTGTGDEPFITAVKPLVDAMGGEMLPPDEAGPDDVVLTWEGVDAVAVRLPQLADSLDHILAAMERKKGKPLAELDRKAKQEVVRILEARGAFSVRHGVETVAGALGVSRFTVYNYLNRDKEG, encoded by the coding sequence GTGACCGGCACCGGGGACGAGCCGTTCATCACGGCCGTGAAGCCACTGGTCGACGCCATGGGCGGCGAGATGCTCCCGCCCGACGAGGCAGGACCCGACGACGTCGTGCTCACCTGGGAGGGCGTCGACGCGGTCGCCGTACGCCTGCCCCAGCTCGCGGACTCCCTGGATCACATCCTGGCCGCGATGGAGCGCAAAAAGGGCAAGCCCCTGGCCGAGCTGGACCGCAAGGCCAAGCAGGAGGTCGTACGGATACTCGAGGCGCGCGGCGCCTTCTCCGTACGGCACGGCGTGGAGACCGTCGCGGGCGCGCTCGGCGTCAGCCGTTTCACGGTCTACAACTACCTCAACCGCGACAAGGAAGGCTGA